The following coding sequences lie in one Hydrogenophaga sp. PBL-H3 genomic window:
- a CDS encoding heavy-metal-associated domain-containing protein, translating into MHEFHLPDMTCGHCASKVNVTLKLVDPACEIQVDLPRRLITVKSGEDRDVLVEALADAGYPTL; encoded by the coding sequence ATGCACGAATTCCACCTCCCCGACATGACCTGCGGCCACTGCGCTTCCAAGGTGAACGTCACCCTGAAACTGGTTGATCCAGCATGCGAGATCCAGGTCGATCTGCCGCGGCGTTTGATCACCGTGAAAAGCGGTGAAGACCGCGATGTTCTGGTCGAAGCGCTGGCTGACGCTGGCTATCCAACCCTTTGA